TTTAAATACCCTAGAAAAAGGAGAACAAAATGGCTAATATCACACTTGCCGTTACTGGCTCTATTTCAGCCTATAAAGCAGCTGACCTAACCAGTCAATTGACCAAGCTCGGTCATCAGGTTACAGTCCTCATGAGTCGCTCTGCTATGGACTTCATCACACCTTTGACTCTCCAATCCTTATCAAAAAATCTGGTTCACACAGATGTCATGATTGAAGAAAATCCTGCTCTTATCAAGCATATCGATATTGCCAAAGAAACAGACTTATTTTTAGTTGCCCCTGCTTCTGCCAATACGATAGCTAAATTAGCTAATGGTATGGCTGACAACATTATTACTGCAACAGCCCTGGCTCTGCCAATTGGTACTAAAAAACTGCTGGCACCTGCTATGAATACTAACATGTACCTCAATCCTGCTACCCAGAAAAATATCAAAACCCTCATAGAGTATGGTTTTGAGGAAATCAAACCGCGTGAAGCTCTGCTTGCTTGCGGCGACTTTGGTACAGGCGCTCTGGCCGAGGTTGATGTGATTCTTAATAAAGTAATGGAGGTTCTAAATGAAAACAAATAAATCCAGGGATGTTGCGACTCTTGCAATATTTCTAACAATCATGATTGTCATTGAAGTGGTCAGTCAGATGATTTTTGCTAATTTTATCTTGCCAATAAAACCGACTATTACCCATATTCCCATCATCATCGCTTCCATTCTTTACGGTCCACGCTTGGGGGCACAACTGGGTGGTTTTATGGGAATAATGAGTATCATCCGCAATAGCATAATCCTTTCACCGATGAGTTATGTTTTCTCTCCTTTCGTAGAACATGGAAACTTCAATTCTATCCTGATTGCCTTAGTTCCACGTATTTTAATCGGAGTTACACCATATTTTGTTTACAAATTGATGAAAAACAAAAAGGGGCTCCTACTAGCAGGTCTTACTGGTACCTTGACAAATACAATTTTTGTCTTGACTGGTATCTTCTTCCTATTTTCTAATGTATATGCTGGGGATATAAAATTGTTACTAGCTAGCATCGTCTCATTCAATTCTATTGCAGAATTAACCATCTCCGGTCTCTTAACCATAGCTATCGTTCCAGTTTTACAGAAAGTTCAAAAATAAATATCAGAAAATCACGTGAAAGCGTGATTTTTCTTTTCAAACATGGTATAATGAAAGCGTTTAATAGAAAAATTTTTAAGGAGATATGAGATGACTTATCAAGAAACCTATCAAACATGGCTCGACTTTGCGGACCTTCCAGATTACTTGCGTGAAGAATTAGTCGCAATGGATGAAAAAACAAAAGAAGATGCCTTCTATACAAATCTTGAATTTGGTACAGCTGGTATGCGTGGTTATATTGGCGCTGGTACCAACCGCATCAACGTATTCGTCGTTCGTCAAGCTACTGAAGGTTTGGCAAAATTGGTAGAATCAAAAGGTGAAGAAGCTAAAAAACGTGGTGTTGCCATCGCTTACGACTCACGTCACTTCTCTCCAGAATTTGCCTTTGAATCAGCTCAAGTTTTGGCAGCGCATGGTATCAAATCTTATGTATTTGAAAGCCTTCGTCCAACTCCTGAGTTGTCATTTGCTGTTCGTCATTACAATGCCATCGCAGGTATCATGGTGACTGCCAGCCACAACCCGAAAGAATTTAACGGCTACAAGGTTTACGGTGAAGACGGCGGACAAATGCCACCAGCTGATGCAGATGCATTGACCAACTTCATCCGTGCCATTGACAATCCATTTGCAGTTGAATTGGCTGACCTTGAAGCCAGCAAGGAAAATGGCTTGATTACAGTTCTTGGCGAAGAAACTGACCTTAAATATCTTGAAGAACTCAAAGACCTCAACATCAACCCTGAATTGATTGCTGAATACGGTAAAGACATGAAGATTGTCTACACACCACTTCATGGTACGGGTGAAATGTTGGCTCGTCGTGCCCTTGCACAGGCTGGTTTTGAGTCTGTCCAAGTTGTTGAAGCACAGGCAACTGCTGACCCTGACTTCTCTACTGTCGCTTCACCAAACCCAGAAAGCCAAGCTGCATTTGCCCTTGCGGAAGAATTGGGCCGTGAAGTCGGTGCAGATGTCCTTCTTGCAACTGACCCTGACGCTGACCGTGTTGGTGTTGAAGTTCGTCAAGCTGACGGTTCATACTGGAACCTTTCTGGTAACCAAATCGGCGCTATCATTGCTAAATACATCCTTGAAGCCCACAAGCAAGCAGGCACACTTCCTGCAAACGCTGCCCTTGCTAAGTCAATCGTATCCACTGAGTTGGTAACTAAGATTGCAGAAAGCTACGGTGCTACCATGTTCAACGTCTTGACTGGTTTCAAATTCATCGCTGAGAAAATCCAAGAGTTCGAAGAAAAACACAACCATACTTACATGTTTGGTTTTGAAGAAAGCTTTGGTTACTTGATCAAACCATTTGTACGTGACAAGGATGCTATCCAGGCTGTGCTTATGGTTGCTGAAATTGCTGCCTACTACCGTTCACGTGGCATGACCTTGGCTGACGGTATCGATGAAATCTTCAAAGAATATGGCTACTTTGCTGAGAAAACAATCTCTGTTACTCTTTCTGGTAAAGACGGTGCAGAACAAATCAAGGCAATCATGGCTAAATTCCGCGATAACTCACCAGCACAATTCAACGCAACTGACATCGCAGTCTTTGAAGACTTTGCCCTTCAAACTAAGACAGACAAAGATGGAAATGTTGAAAAACTCACTACTCCTCCTTCAGATGTCTTGAAATACACCTTGGCAGATGATTCTTGGTTTGCAGTTCGTCCTTCGGGAACCGAACCAAAAATCAAATTCTACATCGCAACAGTTGGTGAAACACTTGCCGAAGCGGAAGAAAAAATTGCCAATATCGAAAAAGAAATCAACGAATTTGTTGGGTAATCATCATAAGCTAAAAAGAGTCGCAATTGCGGCTCTTTTCTAGTCAATTAAAATATTAGCAGAAAACATGAACCTCATAAAAAAATTGCAATTGAGCAATAATTTTCTAAGGTGTTTTTTATTTGCAGTGCTTCTTATACTCAATGAAAATCAAAATCAGACTTACTCCAAATGTTCGGGTAAAGTCTCTAGAGTTTCAAGTGCAGTTAGAATAAGGTCTAGTTTGCTGTCTGCAGATTGTTGAATGTAGAAATTAAGTAAGATATATTCATAAATCCCTCTCAAGCCCTTTTTTGCTTGATCCGTGAGGAAAACTTGGCATCATTTATGATTATTCAAGCACAAAATCTTTTCTCTCAACCGCCAAAGATGTTAGTTTACCTTGCTCAATTTTTTGATGACCAATCAGAATTTCCTTTTTAAAGCCTTCAAAGGCAACTTGAAATTCCGTCACTTGTATATCACTGTTTACGTACTCTTTGGGTTCTTTAGTTTGTTCATAAAAAGTTGCATCTACTATGAAGTTGACGGGTTTAGTATTTGCCATAGTTATTCCTTATTGTAAAGATGGTTTGTAAATACATTCTATCATGTTTAACTTCTAAATTCAGCTAACCCCCTACAATTCCCAAGTACATCGAAGACAAAACCTCATCGATTTTGTACTATTCATTCATGCAATCTTTATAACTGAAAATACAGTTAAAACTAGAGAAGTCTGCAAGCTACCTAACTCTCCATCCCTAATTCTTCCAAAAAGAAGCGATTCAGTGGAAAGATATCCTGTCTCTCATCCTGAACAATTTGGATATAGGCTTCAATTTCTCGAATGCTTTCTTCCAAATAGTTTTGAATCGGAAGTAAGGATGAAATGAGTGTTTCTTCTGGATGGTTGATTTTCAAGTCCAGCAATGCTGCGACATGGGGTTTCATTTCCTCTGGAAGCAAAGCCTGAACAAGGTCATCAAACAAAATAGGGGGAATGGTATGATACTTCTCAATCCAGCGACATGCCAAAATTGGGCGCAAAGCATAAAAATATTTTTTAGGTTTGACCTGTTCACAAAGCAGGTATTTTTGCATATTACCTTTGGCAGTGTTGAGATAATGATAGAGCATTTTTTTCTCAGAAAAATAGGTCTGAGCATACTGGCGAATTCGCTCAATAAAATCTGTCTGATGATAGACAATCGGCGATTGCAACCATTCAAATAAGGTTGGGTTTGACTTAAACAAGAGTTTCAAGGTTTTGTCTAGATCCCACCCACTCACATCCCAGGTTTCATCAATCGGCAATTCAATCACATCTCGGCCTTTATCCAAAGCCAAATAAAAATCCGGCTTATGCTTGTAGATAAAACGAACATCGAAGTCACTGTCTGGTGATTCAAAACCCCAAGCACGACTACCTGATTCGATTGCCCACAAGACCTCGACATCAAATTCCTTCTCAATCTCCCGCAATTTTTGGGGGACTAAGGTCATCATTTCATTTTGTGTTTTCATTATTACTTTTCTTTCTTTAGATAATCCTCATATGCTTTAAAATCATCTGGATTATCAGCATAGTTATATTCATTAGAACAGATAAACTGGTTCGTTTTTAGACTGGTAAAAATATGTTAATTCGCCACATGAAACACAAGCTTCTTGAAAGCTCTGTTCGGTTAGGCCCAAATTGGGAAGGCAATCCTGATAAACGGCATTTTTAAAAAGATTTGGGCGAATATTCTTTTGATAGTCCCATTCTTTTCTGCGATTCCGTAAATACTCGTCAAATTTTTCATGCCAGTACAGAGTCGGGTGCAATTCCTCGCACTTCTTGCACCAAAATCCATCAATTTCAATATCCACGTCTCCCATTTTTTCCACCTCAAAATAAATCATCCCATCGGTGTCGAACAGTATCAAATTGTGAATGCCCAAGTAATTCTACAACCTGTTCATACACAGATTGATAATAAGTTCCATTATTTTGCAGTTCGATTTCATAGCCTTTTTGAGCAAACCGTAAAAATTGATAGGCAAGATCAAGATTTACAAACAGTTGGCCATCCAAAAGCATCGATTTTCCCAAAGCAAGGCACAAACTTGGATAATTTTCAAGTGCCTGATACCAAGTGATATCATATAAAGCCTCCAAAGGCTCATCTAATAGATAGGATACAGCCAATCGATAATAATAAAGAGACAATTCTTCATCCTGAATTCCCCATTTTGTAGTTCTATAGATATCTCCTAATTTATAAGTAGCGTCAATATTTTCCTTCTTAGCTGCTAGCTTGAAATAAGCAAGTGCAAGTCTCAAGTTTGGTTCAGAATGTCTACCATATAAATAACAATAACCCAAATTTGACATAGCATCTGAATTTCCCATACTAGCCGCTAGATGATAGTAGGCAGCAGCAAGGCCGTATTCACCATCGCGATAAAAATTTGCTCCTTTGCTATTTAGATAACCTGAATCATTGTTTTCAATCGCTTTGTAATCCGCTTCCGATAATTGTAATGTATTGTTCATTTTATCCTCCTTCATTCAACACTAGTTTCGGCGACCACTTGCAAACATATATTTTAATATTTATAAATTGATTATACCATTAAAACAACAATAAACTGCAATATCGCTGTCACAGCTACAAAAAAGATATGTCTATTAATAAACGAATTCCACATCATAAAAATAGGAGCAAGTCAACCAACTACTCCCATTTCTATATTGAATAATGAATTTCTTAACTAATTTATTCTTTAGTTGTGTGTCGCTTGCCTAAACTAAGTGCTTGTTCCTCTGACATCTCAATAACCTTTGCAAAATTGGTATTGGCTGGCATGTTTTCTTTAGAATACCAATAAACATCCGCATTTCCATTCCTAGCAATATAAACAACTGGAGCAAGCTGAGTTTCAGATTGAGCTACTTGACTACTTTCGCTTAGTTGTGATTCCGGCGCAACACTAGAGGAGGCAGTTTGACTAGTTTCATCAGTTGAAACTAAGGATGGTGTCGCAGTACCTTTCAAATAATCTATTGTTGCATTTTTAGAATAATTATCTAAGATGACAGTTGTAATTCCATATCCATCTACCGACTCTTTCGGACTTCCAAGGTTTATGTTTATTAGATATCCAGATTCATCCAAACCAACATATTGAAGAGAAATCTGCCTTGGTATCAGCTCATCACCGGAATAAATAGGAGTTACTTTATAATCTAACCAAAAATGAGGGTGATTTGCTAGCCAACTATCCAAACGATTTTCATAGTAAAGCATGCTCTCGAAATTGCTATCATCTGTTCCTTTATAGTTCCCGCTATTTGTCCAAGCAGTCAAGGGAACCAAATTTTTTCCTTCGTCTGTCAAACCACTAAATTGGTAACCAATCAGATGGCCCCTATTAAAAAGCCAAGATTTTTTACCTTGATTACCATAGGCAATTTTATAGTTATGCCATCCAACAGGAGTAAATTTTATCCGTGGTTCCCTACGCTTCTTAGGTTCATCCTTATCCTGAAGTTGAATATGTGCGGAAGTTGCCCTACCTAACGTATCAAATTCACCAAGCACAATCTGCTTATTTCCATTGAACGGAATTAAGTTTAGACTACCGTAATCAATACTTTCTTGGTTAGCTTTAACAGGAAAACCACTTACAAGAAAGGAAATGAACACAAGTAAAAATAGACAAATTCTTTTCATAATCAATTCTCCTAGATATTAGTGGTTGAAATGATAGCCCAAAAATTGTATATCGGAAACATTTGTACTATACATTCCACCAATTTTCCATAATACAGATAAAACAGGAATAATATACACTATATTCATATAATACACTCTCGCGGTAAAAAAATCAATTCTTTATAGGTATTGAAAGTAAAAACTATCTCTCCCTTTTTAATATGGTATTTAAAAATAGAATATGGACGAGTGAAAATGTAATTAATAGATTTCATTAAACAATACCGCAAAAACATTTAGTAAAAAGCAAAGCTAAATTATTCAATTTCAAAACTAATAAAAAACTCTTGAAACCTAACGATTGCAAGAGTTTTAATCCTATGCTTATAGCACTTGTATTCAACTTGTTTCAAATAGACTAAGATTGTAATACAATTTAGGAAATTTCCTTTCTAAGAGGGCAAATTATTTCTTTCTACCTCCAAGAACTTTGTTTAATATAAAAGGTGCAGCAGTTAGAGCAATACCACCCATTACTTTCCCAGCTTTACGTATTCCACCCAGTATCTTATTTCTACATGATTCACACTTATTATATTTATAATCTTTTGGAATGATTCTACCACATTTTTTACACGTATTTTTTTCTATCATGTTAAATCCTCAGTTTCAATCTCTTTTAAATTATTAGGTAATTCTAATATTGTTGCATTGATTTTAGGTAACTCTTCAGTCCAATAATTTGTTGGAGATGGATCAAGTAAATCCAATCGTTCCACCAAATGTGGTGTTGCTAGATATGTATCATTTATAAAATGTGCAAAGTATTCGAGACTTTTTTGAGCAGCCTTCTCTTCACCCAATTCATTATAAGCCATTGCGGCTGACAAAGAAACAATATTTACAGCAGATAGTCCATCTCTTATTTCACTTATTCTAGAATCAATTGTTTCTTGTTTAACACCTTTTAATAATTTACCAAAAGTATCTTCAGGTTGTTCTTGAATAAAAGAAACATTAGATTTTTGGCTTAGCATCAAAAGATTGCGACTATCTTCAGCATCAGAAATTACCTGAAGAAGCATTGAAGTTCTTAACTGTGGGTTGACAATTTCCCTTGCTTGAATTAATTTTTGTTGACAGCTGTATGCTATAGCTAACCTATCAGACTCCTGCCCCTTTCTGACATCCTCAATCGCAAGCTGAACATTTTCAATCTGCTCCGCAAGTCGTGCCATTTGAAGTTGTGACGAATAGTTGGAAATGGATTCAGTAATTTCTGGCGCAAGATTCACAGTTTCCAGGGGGACTGTCGCAGCAATTTTCCCAGTTTCCGTATTCAACAATGTTGCCATTAATGAACCGTCTTTTTTAGTCATTAATTTTAAAGCACCTTTTGCAATTGCTTGTTTTTGCTCTTTAGACAATACAGCCTGTAAGGCTTCTTCTGGTACTGTTGACTTTACTGCATTAATAAATGATGGAGCAGTATAGAGCAACTTCTCTATTTGAGAAAAAATTGTGTTAGCTTTGCTTAATAATGGTCTTGCAATTTCTGGAAGGTTACCAAATACACTTGTAGGTTTTGCTTCAAACGCCTCAACATCTAGAATCTCATAATCATCTGGACCATAATATATAATTTCTTCATTCATTAATTTACCCCTTTCAAATAGTTCATAATAATCGGGCTTTTACTTTAGTGATTTCAACCAAAATATCACTTATTACTCTAATTATATC
This region of Streptococcus suis genomic DNA includes:
- the coaC gene encoding phosphopantothenoylcysteine decarboxylase, which encodes MANITLAVTGSISAYKAADLTSQLTKLGHQVTVLMSRSAMDFITPLTLQSLSKNLVHTDVMIEENPALIKHIDIAKETDLFLVAPASANTIAKLANGMADNIITATALALPIGTKKLLAPAMNTNMYLNPATQKNIKTLIEYGFEEIKPREALLACGDFGTGALAEVDVILNKVMEVLNENK
- a CDS encoding ECF transporter S component, giving the protein MKTNKSRDVATLAIFLTIMIVIEVVSQMIFANFILPIKPTITHIPIIIASILYGPRLGAQLGGFMGIMSIIRNSIILSPMSYVFSPFVEHGNFNSILIALVPRILIGVTPYFVYKLMKNKKGLLLAGLTGTLTNTIFVLTGIFFLFSNVYAGDIKLLLASIVSFNSIAELTISGLLTIAIVPVLQKVQK
- a CDS encoding phospho-sugar mutase; this encodes MTYQETYQTWLDFADLPDYLREELVAMDEKTKEDAFYTNLEFGTAGMRGYIGAGTNRINVFVVRQATEGLAKLVESKGEEAKKRGVAIAYDSRHFSPEFAFESAQVLAAHGIKSYVFESLRPTPELSFAVRHYNAIAGIMVTASHNPKEFNGYKVYGEDGGQMPPADADALTNFIRAIDNPFAVELADLEASKENGLITVLGEETDLKYLEELKDLNINPELIAEYGKDMKIVYTPLHGTGEMLARRALAQAGFESVQVVEAQATADPDFSTVASPNPESQAAFALAEELGREVGADVLLATDPDADRVGVEVRQADGSYWNLSGNQIGAIIAKYILEAHKQAGTLPANAALAKSIVSTELVTKIAESYGATMFNVLTGFKFIAEKIQEFEEKHNHTYMFGFEESFGYLIKPFVRDKDAIQAVLMVAEIAAYYRSRGMTLADGIDEIFKEYGYFAEKTISVTLSGKDGAEQIKAIMAKFRDNSPAQFNATDIAVFEDFALQTKTDKDGNVEKLTTPPSDVLKYTLADDSWFAVRPSGTEPKIKFYIATVGETLAEAEEKIANIEKEINEFVG
- a CDS encoding DNA polymerase beta superfamily protein, with translation MKTQNEMMTLVPQKLREIEKEFDVEVLWAIESGSRAWGFESPDSDFDVRFIYKHKPDFYLALDKGRDVIELPIDETWDVSGWDLDKTLKLLFKSNPTLFEWLQSPIVYHQTDFIERIRQYAQTYFSEKKMLYHYLNTAKGNMQKYLLCEQVKPKKYFYALRPILACRWIEKYHTIPPILFDDLVQALLPEEMKPHVAALLDLKINHPEETLISSLLPIQNYLEESIREIEAYIQIVQDERQDIFPLNRFFLEELGMES
- a CDS encoding tetratricopeptide repeat protein; this encodes MNNTLQLSEADYKAIENNDSGYLNSKGANFYRDGEYGLAAAYYHLAASMGNSDAMSNLGYCYLYGRHSEPNLRLALAYFKLAAKKENIDATYKLGDIYRTTKWGIQDEELSLYYYRLAVSYLLDEPLEALYDITWYQALENYPSLCLALGKSMLLDGQLFVNLDLAYQFLRFAQKGYEIELQNNGTYYQSVYEQVVELLGHSQFDTVRHRWDDLF
- a CDS encoding DNA/RNA non-specific endonuclease, with amino-acid sequence MIMKRICLFLLVFISFLVSGFPVKANQESIDYGSLNLIPFNGNKQIVLGEFDTLGRATSAHIQLQDKDEPKKRREPRIKFTPVGWHNYKIAYGNQGKKSWLFNRGHLIGYQFSGLTDEGKNLVPLTAWTNSGNYKGTDDSNFESMLYYENRLDSWLANHPHFWLDYKVTPIYSGDELIPRQISLQYVGLDESGYLININLGSPKESVDGYGITTVILDNYSKNATIDYLKGTATPSLVSTDETSQTASSSVAPESQLSESSQVAQSETQLAPVVYIARNGNADVYWYSKENMPANTNFAKVIEMSEEQALSLGKRHTTKE